The following coding sequences lie in one Mucilaginibacter sp. KACC 22773 genomic window:
- a CDS encoding Rne/Rng family ribonuclease, with translation MIKELIIDSSPNGATIALLQDKQLVELHKEQISNNYTVGDIYLGRIKKIMPSLNAAFVDVGYEKDAFLHYLDLGPQVQSLLKLTKQVRSGGYQSKLLDGFKLEADINKGGKISDLLTKGQLIPVQIAKEPISTKGPRLSSDLSIAGRYVVLVPFSEAISISKKIKSNTERNRLRKVVESIKPKHFGVIIRTVSESKGVEELQKDLLDLISKWEAFITRLPSIEPSKKVLGEIGRTSTILRDILNPDFQHIYVNDNSMFEEIRSYIHEISPDMESIVRMHKHKEPIFEHFGVDKQIKGAFGKTVNLAGGAYLVIEHTEALHVIDVNSGNRTASKENQEENAYQVNKEAAKEIARQLRLRDMGGIVVIDFIDMHKPQNRKELFDHLRAEMQLDRAKHTILPPSKFGLVQITRQRVRPEMNIVTSEVCPTCNGTGTIRPTILLMDDIENNFNYILDEQNEKGITLSVHPYIEAYIKQGIYTRQMKWFLKYGQWIKVKSNPAYQITEFHFFSSKDEEIKL, from the coding sequence TTGATAAAAGAATTAATTATCGATTCATCCCCCAATGGGGCTACCATTGCATTATTACAGGACAAACAACTTGTAGAGCTTCATAAAGAGCAAATCAGCAACAATTATACTGTTGGTGATATTTACCTTGGGCGTATTAAAAAAATAATGCCCAGTTTAAATGCCGCTTTTGTGGATGTAGGCTACGAGAAGGATGCCTTTTTGCATTATCTTGATTTGGGGCCGCAGGTGCAAAGCCTGCTTAAGCTAACCAAGCAAGTACGTAGCGGGGGATATCAGTCAAAGCTGTTGGACGGCTTTAAGCTGGAAGCCGATATCAATAAGGGCGGAAAGATTTCTGACCTGTTGACAAAAGGCCAGCTTATACCTGTACAAATAGCCAAAGAACCTATATCAACCAAAGGGCCGCGCTTAAGTTCTGATCTTTCTATCGCAGGGCGATATGTAGTACTGGTTCCGTTTTCGGAAGCCATCTCTATCTCCAAAAAAATAAAAAGTAACACAGAGCGTAATCGCTTGCGCAAGGTTGTTGAAAGTATTAAGCCAAAGCATTTTGGCGTAATTATCCGTACGGTATCTGAAAGCAAGGGCGTTGAGGAATTACAGAAAGACTTGCTTGATCTGATATCAAAGTGGGAAGCATTTATTACCAGGTTGCCGTCTATCGAACCATCTAAAAAGGTTTTGGGCGAAATTGGGCGTACATCAACTATCCTTAGGGATATATTGAACCCCGATTTTCAGCACATCTACGTAAATGATAACAGTATGTTCGAAGAAATTCGGTCGTACATCCACGAGATTTCGCCGGATATGGAAAGTATAGTGCGCATGCATAAGCATAAGGAGCCTATATTTGAGCATTTTGGCGTTGATAAGCAGATTAAAGGGGCCTTTGGTAAAACTGTAAATCTTGCCGGTGGGGCCTACCTGGTAATTGAGCATACCGAAGCGTTGCACGTTATTGACGTAAACAGCGGTAACCGCACAGCCAGTAAGGAAAACCAGGAAGAGAACGCCTACCAGGTGAACAAAGAAGCGGCTAAAGAAATTGCCCGCCAGCTACGCCTGCGCGATATGGGCGGCATTGTGGTTATCGATTTTATTGATATGCACAAGCCCCAAAACCGCAAAGAGCTGTTTGACCACCTGCGTGCCGAAATGCAGCTTGACAGGGCAAAGCACACCATTTTACCGCCGAGTAAATTTGGGCTGGTGCAAATTACCCGCCAGCGTGTAAGGCCCGAAATGAATATTGTAACCAGCGAAGTGTGCCCTACATGTAATGGTACCGGTACCATTAGGCCAACCATTTTGCTGATGGACGACATTGAAAATAACTTCAATTATATATTGGACGAGCAAAACGAAAAGGGCATCACCCTATCTGTGCACCCATATATTGAAGCTTATATTAAACAGGGTATTTATACCCGCCAAATGAAATGGTTCCTGAAATACGGACAGTGGATTAAGGTTAAAAGCAATCCTGCTTACCAGATTACCGAATTTCACTTCTTCTCCTCAAAAGACGAAGAGATCAAATTATAA